In the genome of Anaerolineales bacterium, the window TGGCAAGGTAGTAATACAAACCATAACCGATGGCAATCCCAGCAACCATGGTTATCAAAGCAATAACGATGACCATTCCTGTGTTCATGGACGAACCTCACTCATATCTTTAGTCTTAGTAAAGACGGTCTTAATCATGATTTCACTCTTCAGGCGATTCCTGGTTTTCTTCCCAAACCCTGCTCACTACCTGTTTGATGACATCGTAAGAGAAACCTCGCCTGGCCAGGTAGCTGCCTAGCTTATTGCGAAAATCACGCATATCCAAACCCTGGTAACGGCGTGACTGCTTGATTGCCGCCTGGTATGCCAGGGCTTCCTCGTTCAGGCTCTCGAGGGCCTTTTCGATCGCGGAATCATTTAAACCGCGCTGATGCAGCTCAAAAGCCAGCGCCCGGCGGCTGCGGGGTCGGAATTCACTACGGTTCTCAACCCAATCCTTGGCGAAGCGTTCGTCGTTCACGAGGCCGCTACGCTCCAATCTTTTAAATACATCGGTGATGACCTCAGGGGGGATTTGGTGTTTTTCTAAATTCCGGCGGACTTCAGCCCGAGAACGCGGCCGGTAATCCAAATAGCGCAAGGCGTGAATATAGGCAACTTCGCGCTCATCTTCAGCTTGCAATTTGGCAATTTTGGTAGGGCTCAGATCCTGGCCGACCCGCAGCCAGGCTGCGGTTATGCGAGATAATCCAAAGGAGAATTGATTATCCAGGTATACATTAACGCGATCAGGATGTTTCTTCTGAACTTTGAGGGCCGTCACCTTACCGCCAATCAC includes:
- a CDS encoding RecX family transcriptional regulator; this encodes MNDSVIGGKVTALKVQKKHPDRVNVYLDNQFSFGLSRITAAWLRVGQDLSPTKIAKLQAEDEREVAYIHALRYLDYRPRSRAEVRRNLEKHQIPPEVITDVFKRLERSGLVNDERFAKDWVENRSEFRPRSRRALAFELHQRGLNDSAIEKALESLNEEALAYQAAIKQSRRYQGLDMRDFRNKLGSYLARRGFSYDVIKQVVSRVWEENQESPEE